Genomic window (Cloacibacillus sp. An23):
ATGTCGCCCTCGCGCATGGCTTCGAGCATTTCGTAGAGCGCGCCCGGCGTGTCGGATACGGAGATCGCTATCACGGGAGTGACGGAGGCGATGCTGCCCGCTTCCTTCAGCACGCGATGGGCTTTTTCGGGGTCGTCGACTATGACGCGCGCTATGCCGAAGTCGGAGGCTTCCGCGAGTGAGAGCGCCCTCATGTCTATGCCGTGGCTGCGGAGAAGTTCTACGAACTCGGCGAGCTTGCCCGGCTTGTTTTCAAGAAAGACGGAAATCTGTTTGACTGTCATCTCTTTGTCCCCCTTCATGATTTTTGTTCCTTTCCCATATTATATTCAAAAAATCCCGGCCGTGTCCCGCGCGTTATATCTTGCGCTTGTCGATGAGGCGGACGGCCTTGCCTTCGCTGCGCGGGATGCTCTTGGGCTCGACGAGGTGGACTCTCGTGTAGATGCCGAGGAAGCCTTTGAGCGCGTTGACGAGTTCTTTTTCGCGCGCGGTGATTTCGCCGAGGTTGTCGCTGAACATGTCGGGGTTCATTTCGACGTTTATGTCGAGCGTGTCGGAGTTGTTGACGCGGTCCACGACGAGCTGGTAGTTCGGCGAGTAGCCGTGCTCGATGAGGACGGTCTCGACCTGCGACGGGAAGACGTTGACGCCTTTGATTATGAGCATGTCGTCGCTGCGGCCCATCGGCTTGGACATGCGGACGTGGGTGCGGCCGCAGGGGCATTTTTCATGCGAGAGGACGCAGATGTCGCGCGTGCGGTAGCGCACCATCGGGAATGCCTGTTTGTTGAGGGAGGTGAAGACGAGTTCGCCCTTCTCTCCGTCGGGGAGGACTTCGCCGGTGACTGGGTCGATTATCTCGGGGATGAACTGATCCTCGCAGATGTGCATGCCGTGCTGGTCGGAGCATTCGTAGCTGACGCCGGGGCCTTCGAGCTCGGTGAGGCCGTAGATGTCGTAGGCTTTGATGCGGAGGTTCTTCTCGATGTCGCGGCGCATTTCCTCGCTCCACGCTTCGGCGCCGAATATTCCGGCTTTGAGCTTGATGGTGTCCTGAAGGCCGCGCTCGACTATCGTCTCTCCGATGTAGGCGGCGTATGACGGCGTGCAGCAGAGTATCGTGGAGCCGAGGTCCTGCATGAACTGTATCTGGCGGTCGGTTGAGCCGGATGACATGGGCAGGGTCAGCGAGCCGAGCTTGTGCGAGCCGCCGTTGAGCCCCGGGCCGCCGGTGAAGAGACCGTAGCCGTAGCAGACCTGGACGACGTCGTCCTGAGTGCCGCCGGCGGCGACTATCGCGCGCGCGCATGTCTCGTCCCAGATGTCGATGTCGTGCTGCGTGTAGAAGGCGATGACGCGGCGTCCCGTCGTCCCGCTGGTGGACTGGATGCGCACGCAGTCGTGCAGCGGCATGCAGAGAAGGCCGTAGGGGTAGGCCTCGCGAAGGTCGTCCTTGCAGATGAACGGCAGTTTCGTGATGTCGGCGAGACTCTTGATGTCCTCGGGCTTCACGCCGTGGTCGTCCATCTTTTTGCGGTAGTAGGCGGAGTTCTCGTAGGCGTGCCTGACGGTGCGGATGAGCCCCTCCGTCTGCCATTTCGTGATCTGTTCGCGCGACGCGCACTCGATCTCGGGCTGATAGTAATTTTCCTTGTGCATCTCTCTCAGTTCCTTCCGTGGATATTTTGTTAAAGCTATAAAAAAAGCAGGCCCCGCACCGAAAATGCGAGCCCTGCTTCTACGACAAATACGCGGATTGCGATTCCGAAACTTTTTTATTCAGAATCAAGCTGTTTTCGCGCAGATCCCGTGAAGAGGACCCGCGCCGGTAAAGGAGAACCGCGTGACATGAATATCGTCAAGCCTCTTATGCATCTCTGTCATGTCCGTGCCTCCCTTTGTCTAGCCGCCTGCAGCGTAATAATCAAACGCAAAAAATTCTAATTACAAAAATTTCCATTGTCAAGAGCGCGCCGCGCGAATACGTATTTTGCGCGGGCGCTCCGTTTAGCCGGGATTAGGAGCGAAAGCTGAGACGGCCTCCTCCGTCGTCTCGAATCTGTACTCGGCTTCAGGCAGAAGACGGCCTATCGCGGCGAAACGCCCGCGCCCGAAAGCGGCCTGCGCCTTCATGTCGCTCGCCGTGTCTCCGAAGAACACGGGCGACGACGCGCCGAGCCTTTCACAGAGTATCTCAAGCCCCAGCGGCGACGGCTTCTCTATGCCGTGGTCGTAGTGGATTATGCGGGCGTCCGGGAAATCCTCCCAGCCGAGGCTCTTCTTCGCGAGTTCCCACTCGAAGGCCGTGCGCCCGGAATATATTCCGACCGGCAGGCCGAGCGAATCCCAGCGGCGGCGAAGCATCGGCTTCTCGAGCCTGTACAGGCCGTTTTCCGGGTCGCCGTAGAGCTTCGCGCACATCGCGCGGCTTTCATCGCGCGGCACGCGGTCTCCGTACTTGCCGCGCACCCATTCCTGTAACGGCGCGCGGAAATCCGCAAGCTCCTCTGCAAGACGCTCGGGCGAAGGCAGAGCGCGCGACAGCCTGCTCTCGCCGCTCGCAGCCGCCATCGAGAGCAGCGTCCAAGCGATGTCGAAGTCGTCGTTGAAATTCCCGTGGCGCTTCATCACCCACTCGTGCCCAGGGCCGTATCCGGCGCAGTCGGACTCGCCGCCGCAGAACTCCTCCCAGCCGTTCGCTATGCCGAGCCGTATCGCCTCGGGGTAGGACTTCGTCACGTCGAGCAGCACCCCGTCGATGTCGAAAATCAGCGCGTCGGCCTTAAAACTGTCTTTCATAATTTATATTCCTCCACAGTCGTTTGCAAAAATGACAAACCCGTGATATTATAAGGCCCGTGATGAAAATCATCAAGCTAGCATTTTAATTGAGTAAAGCGACGGCTGAGGAGGATGGACAAAATGAAGAGACGGTACGACGTTTCGGCTTCAATCAAGGCACCAGCGGGGCGCGCGCTCCACGCCCTCCATCCGCATCATACGCCGCGACATTGCGGGCCGTGCCGCGCGGCCTCCCGTTAAACACGGGCGCGCGCAGCATGGCTTAACCCCTCCACATATAATAAAGACAGCATATTACAGGTTTTTTTGCGCTTAGCCGCCGCGCGCGGCGACGCGCGCGCGTACGTCGGGCTTGCGCGGTTTTCAGCCGTTTGCGGCCGCAGCAGTCGCGTAACAAAATCGTAAAAAATTATGGCGTCGGCGTCCGATTACGGTTTCGCCGCACCTTCGGCTACGCTTCGCGCGATTTCGCGCGGCGCGTGAAATCGCCGCGCCCCGCCGCCGCTTAACCTGATTACGGCGGAGCCGCATACTTTTATAAATTTAAAGAAAGAGTGATATGAATGTACGATAAGAAAATAGTCCCATGCGTGAAGGTAACAAACGGCAAGGCGGTCGAAGGCCCGCTCTACTGCGGCGGACGCGGCCCGTCCGACCCCGTCGGGTGCGCGGCGGCATACGCGCGCGCGGGCGCGGACGAGGTGCTTTTTCTCGACGTTTCGGCGCGCGGCGACGGTGTGACGGACGTCGTGCGCCGCGCCTCCGCCGTGCTGCGCGTGCCTGTGGCGGCCGGATGCGCCGGCAACCCCGCAGAGCTGCGCGAACTTCGCCGCTCTGGAGCAGAAAGAGTCGTCCTCGGCTCCGCCGCCGTAAGGAATCCCGGCCTCATACGCGAAGCGGCCTCGATATTCGGACGCGGAGGCGTCTCAGTCGCGATATGCGCGCGGCGCAAAGGCGACGGCTACTGGGAAGTCTGCACCGACGGCGGCCTCCGCGACGAAAAGATGGACGCCTACGGCTGGGCCCTCGCGGCGGAATGGCTCGGCGCTGGCGAGCTGATGCTCGTGAGCATGGAGCGCGGCGGGCGCGTCAAGCCCTGCGACGCGGATTTCGTAAAGCTGATAGCGCCCGCCGTAGGCGTGCCCGTCGCCTCCGTCTGCGGAGCCTCCGAAAGCCGCGCGCTCTACGGACTGCTCTCCGAAGGCGGAGCGGCCTCGGTAGTCTCGTCCACGCTCTTCCGCCGCAGCGAAACGTCGATACTGTCGCTGAAACGCCTCCTCAGCGCGGCGGGAACAGCAGGCGCGGAAACGCCAGAGCCCCTCTGCGCGGAAGCGTAGCGGAACGGGCGGGAATTTGGGGAAAATCAAGAGCCGCAGCCGGGACAGCCGGAGGCGGCTCTTCGCATGTTTTGGCACGCGCGAAACGCGCCGCCTTTGTAATATAATTGTCGCGTGACGATTTTTCTCGGGGAGGCGGAAATTTTATGAAAAGGCGCGCGCTTTGGATATTCGCCATCGCGGCGGCGTTCGTCTGTCTCGCCGCGCTTTTTGCCGCGCGTCCGTTCGGCGGCGGAGAGCCGGCGGTTTCCGAAAATTTCCGCCTCGGTACATACGTGCGGCTTTCGCTTTACGATTTCCGCGGCGCGGACGATGAGCTGAAGGCCGCCGACGATTATATCCGTTCTCTTGAGAATCTCTTTTCCGTCAATATTCCTGCGTCCGACGTCGCGCGGCTGAACGCGTCGCGCGGCGCGTGGACTGAGATAAGCGCGGAGACTGCGGCTCTGATCGAGAAGTCGCTCGCGCTCGCGCGCTTCACGGACGGCGCTTTCGACCCTGCGATGGGCTGGCTGACTTCGCTCTGGAAGATAGGGACGCAGGAGGCGCGCGTGCCGTCGGACGCGGAAATCGCTGAAGCGCTGAAACACATAGATTTCACGAAAATAGAGCTGCGGCGCGAAGGCGGCGAATTTTTCGCGCGTCTGCCGCTCGGCATGGCGCTCGACCTCGGCGCTGTAGCGAAGGGGCACATCGCCGACCTTCTGAAGGCGCGGCTCGCCTCTGACGGCGTGCGGCGCGCGATGCTCGACCTCGGCGGCAATCTCGATTTCATCGGCGATTCGCCTCGCGGCGGGCCGTGGCGCGCCGGACTTCAGCGGCCGGACAGGCCGCGCGGCGAGTATTTCGGCATAGTAGAGGCCTCGGACGTTTCTGTCGTGACCTCAGGCCCTTACGAACGCTATTTTGAAAAGGACGGCGTGCGCTATCACCACATACTCGACCCCGCGACGGGGCGGCCGGCGCGTTCGGGCCTATCGTCCGTCACTGTGATAGACGCCGACTCGGCGCGGGCCGACGCGCTCTGCACGGCGCTCTTTGTGATGGGCGCGGAGCGGGCGCCGGAATTTCTCGCAAGGCGCGGCGATATAAAGGCCGTGCTGCTGACGGAAGACGGGCGCGCGCTCGTCACGCCTTCGGCGAAAAATATATTCCGCCTGACGGACGAGGCTCTTTCGCTCTCGTTCATCGGTGAACGCCGGTGAAGCGGCTCGACCGCATCGCGGCGCTTTTGACCGCTGCGGCGGCGCTCCTCTGTATGATCTACTTCTTCGCCGTCAGGGACGGAGACGAAGCGCGAACCGTCGAGATAGCCGTAGACGGCGAAGTGGTCGAGCGTCTGCCGCTCGGCGGCCCGGTGCGCGAGTTCACGGTGGACGCGGGCGGCGGGCGCAACGTCGTCCGAGTAGGGGGCGGGCGCGCCGCCGTCGTCTCGGCCGACTGCCCAGACCGCGTATGCGTGAAAAGCGGCGAAATTTCGCGCCCGGGCGAGGGCGCGGTCTGCCTGCCGCACAGGCTCGTCGTGCGCATAACGGGAGGCGGCGGCGAGGTGGACGCGGTGAGCCGCTGATGAAGACGCGCCGCCTCGTGCTCACGGCTCTGCTGACCGCCTGCGCGCTCGCCGTAAACGTCGCGGAGGGCGCTCTTCCGTCGCCCGCGCCTGGAATCAAGATCGGCGCGGCGAACGTCTTTTCGCTCGCGGCGCTTGTGCTGATGGGCGCGCGCGAGGCATACGCCGTGACGCTGATGCGCGTCGCGCTCGCGTGGCTCGCGGCCGGCAACGTCTTCGCGCTCTTTTGCGGCCTCGCTGGGGGGCTTGCCGCGACCTCGGTGATGGCGCTCGTTTATAAAAAATGGGGCGGCGCGCTCTCTCTGCCGTGGATAAGCGTCGCGGGCGCGTGGGCCTTCAACATCGGTCAGGTCGCCGCCGTCGCCTTTATGGCCGGCGACAGGCGCGTCGCGCTCTACGTCCTGCCGCTTTTTATCGCGGGAAGCGCGGCGGGCTGGGCCGTCGGCTGGCTAGCGGATAAAATATGCGCAAGGCTCGAAAAAACCACCTCCGTGAAAGGACGGATACAGAAATGAAAATCTCGATAGACGGCAAAATTTTAGAAAATTTCCCGGACGCCAAAATAGGCTGGCTGCGCGCGGACATATCGGGCGCGGCGGGCGCGGAGCATACGCGCGCGATGAAAGCCTCACTCGAAGCGCGGCTTAACGACATGGGCATCTCGGCGGACACAATGATGTCGCACCCCGACGTGCGCCGCTGGCGCGAAGTCTACTCCGCTATGGGCGTCAAGCCGAGCAAATACCGCTCGTCGCTCGAGGCGCTGCTGCGCCGCCTCTTCAAAGGCGATCTCTGGGAGGTCTCGCCCGTAGTGGACTGTTACGACTGCGTCTCGGCGCTGAACCTCCTGCCTATGGGCGCGCACGATATGGAAAAGCTGCGCGGCGGCCTCACGCTGCGCTACGCGGATAACGGCGAAAAATTCTACCCGCTCGGCGCCGGCGACTCCGTCGTGGAATGCGCTGAACGTCAGATAGTCTACGCCGACGATGAGAAAATATGCTGCTGGCTCTGGAACTACCGCGACACGCGCGACGCCTGCGTAGACGACGGGACGCGCGAGGCTCTCTTCATCGTGGACTGCGCCTTCGAGACCGAGTGGCGCAGCGTCGAAGAAGGGCTCGCGGCGCTCGCGTCAGAGCTTTCGGCGATAGGCTGCCGCGTAGCGAAAAGCGGAGTCGTCGGCGCCGCTGAGCGCGAAGCGGAGACGGAATAGATGGCGAACACGGGCTGCTGCGGAATGGACTGCGACGGCTGCGAGGCGCGCCGCGCGACCGCCCGCCGCGACAACGAAACGCTGGCGAAAATCGCGGCTGGGCTCGAAAGCGCCGGACAGGGCTCTTTCATTCTTCCCTCGCGGCTGCGCTGCACCGGCTGCCTCGCGCCCGGCGTCAAAAGCGTAAACTGCGCCGAATGCGCGATACGCGAGTGCGCGCTCGAAAACCAGATACCGCACTGCGGCTTCTGCCCCGAGTTCCCCTGCGAGCTCGGCTCCGCGGTATGGGAGGCCGTGCCGGAATACAAACACAATCTCGAGGTTTTAAGAAGCAGGTAAATCATTCGACCGCGCCTGACAAACGGCGGCTTCGCCCCCAGCGGACGGAGCCGCCGTTTTTTACGCCGCGCGGCGGAAATTGCACGGAACCGGCAAAACGGCATTGCCGAAAGACGGAGGATGCTAAAAAAACGGCATAAAAATTCCCCGTGAAATATATAATTGTGCCGCTTTATGTTTGTGATGAGAGCTATAAGGAGGTAAAGAAATGGGAATAAGTTTCGGAAATAAGGGGCCGGGGCGGAGGACGCTTCTCGCGGCTCTTTTCATTGCGGCCGCGGCGCTCGCCTTCTACTCGTCCGGCAGATTGGAAAGGGCGTCGGCGGACGGTTCCGCCGTCCCCGACGCTCTCGCCGGAGACCCGATGGGCGGCGCGTGGAAGAGCCGCGTCGTGCCGAAGCAGCGGCTCATGGTGAGCTACCGCAGGGCCGCGAACGACCAGTACGCGATATCGACCTTCGTCGGCACGGGTGAGAAAACATCGGACGGCGTCGCGTATGAGCACGACCTCAGCTCGGGCTTCCACGCGGCCTACGGGCGCAGCCCGTCCGACAAGGTCTACGTATTCGACGAGGATTCGGCGGAGGGCGTGATCCCGTCAACCGTGACGATAGACCCCGACTTCTACGCGCAGAAGGAGTTCGAGGTTCCTAAGTACATCCACGTCAACAGCCAGCTTCTGCGCACCGGCTCGGGCGACCACGACGGAGACGCAGAGCTTTATCTTCAGGTCATCGAGGGCGGCGGCGGCGAGGACGACAAGGACGAAATCAAACTCGTAGGCATAACGAAGATAGACCTGCGCAACATGTCCATATACGAGAGCGCGCGCTACGACGTGAGCTGGTATGCCGACCTGTCATGGACGCACAAGCCAGAGCAGGACCGCAACACGGCGCACGACATAGCCGCCTACGACTGGGACGGCGACGGCTACAGCGACTACCTCGTGACCTTTCTCGGCATAAAGTCGAAGGGCGACCCGGGCAGCCCGCGTGCGATGCTGATGCTCGTAGACGGAAAAGACCTGTACGACAAGGTGACCGGCAAGACGGACGCGAACCCGATAGCCTATCCCATCAACGGCACGGAGGGCAGCGAGTTCAGCACGCGCAAAAACGTTTTTGCAGGCGGCTCCGACGTCAAGGTGCCGAACAGCTACCGCATGGCGATAGGCGACTTCGACGGCGACGGCAGGGCCGAGGCCGCGATATGCTACACGAAGATACACGGCGCGGGGGCGAACGAGAAGCGCGCCAACTCGCTCGAGATATATGAGATAGACTACAACCCGAGCGGTGTGAACGACCTCGGCGGCTCCACTGACATGACGAAGGGCAAGTTTTACGGCCGCCGCGTCTACACCGACGACAACGCCGGCGAGTCCTTCATGCAGAACGACAGCGTCGGCATAGCGGCGGGCGACATAAACGGCGACGGCCGCGACGAGCTCGTGCAGATATACGCGCGCGCGAGAGCGTACTACACGCATTCCACGCTGCGCATGACCATATACACCTGCGACGCTAGCGGGAGCTACCGCCGCCTTGCGAGCTGCGACCAGCTCGAGCTTCCGAACACGACCTATAAGATGACGCAGATGGAGCGCACGGTATCGCCGATACACATGGCGATGGCGGACTTCGACGGCGACGGCTTCGACGAGCTCGCGTGGATACAGTCGGACGACGGCGACAAGCTCGTGCTGAACCTCAACATCAACGACTGGGACGTTTCCCCCGAGCTGACCTACTCGGGTTACGGCAATCATTACGAGACCAGCCTGCAAAACCTATGCGGCTGGCCCAAGATGCAGGGGAGCGACGGCAGCCCCGGCATAAAGACGGCGCTCTGCGCGGGAGTCTTCGACTACCCCAGCTCCGACGGCGCGGGCGTGAAATACGGCGTCGGCGTCGCGCAGATGAGCGATTCAGGCACGAGCGGCGCGACCGACCTTTACTACGGCGTCGTGTCGTGGAGCAAGGACGGAGGCTTCACAGTCAACGCGCAGGGCTCGCTCCGCGGCGAGCAGAGCACGGGAAGCTGCTCGCCCGCGGTGGCGGCCGTAGACATCATGCGCGAGAGCATGATACTGGGCGAGCCCGCGGTCGTGACTGTGGAGGACAACGTCGAGCTGCACTTCCTCGCTCAGGCCCCGCCGAAGCACTGGGACAGGGTGCTGGCCGAGGGCAGCGGACTCAAGGCCGACGGACGCGACGGCTACGTTACTGTGGACGCCTTCTCGCGCATCAGCAACTCCGCTCTCGTCTCGGCGGACGGATATTTCACGAGCGTCAGCAAAGAGACGGGACAGGACTACACATACGCCGAGACGAAGGTCTCCGACGGCACGTGGGGGCTCGACTTCGGCTACGAGCTGAAACAGCGCCGCGACCTCTTTGACGCTGCGAACCAACTGACGCACAGGGGAAACAACAACAGCAGCGACGACGACCCTCTGCTCGACGTGGGCGTGAGCCACACCGGAGAGGTCGTAAACAACAACACCAGCAGCTACACGCACAGCGTCTCGTTCGCCTTCAGCGCCGAGGCCGACCGCGACGACCAGCTCTACTACACGATGATGGACTACAACATCTGCCGCTATCCCGTAATCTATCCAGAGCGGCTGCGCACTATGCCCGCGCTCGACAACGAGACAGGAAAAGAGATATACGACGACGACGGCAATCAGGTGTACATGACGCGCTACGTGCAGTACGTCGTTCCGACGGAGAAGAAGACCGTGTTTTCGAGCACCGGAGGGCGCGGCCTCAGCTGGTACCAGCCGATGCACGACGGCTTCAACCTCTTCACCTACCCGCGCGAGCTTCGTGAGATAACGGGCTATCCGCAGGGCGAGCAGAATAAGGACGAGGACGACCCGCTGAAGTACATCAACGGCAGAGTCTACGTCTGGGGCGAGGACCAGGTGATAGGCAACCTCGACGCGACGGCCTACGAAATGTCAGTCGAAGGTTCGGATACCACCGAGAAGGAAGACGTGCAGACCTATACGCTCGGCGGGCACGCCTACTATCATCCGATGTTCGGCATCAACTCGCGCCACATGTTCAAAGTCGACCTCAACGGCGACTATTCGTGGGAGACCGCCAGCACTACGACGCTGGACACGCACAAAGGTCTCGGCGCGATGGTCAACTGGTCGGGCATAAAGGCCGACTACGACGGGCAGTTCACAGCCGCGGACATGCAGTTCACCGCCGACATAGCCTACTTCACGCAGGACGACGGCGCCTTCGTCGTCGGCTACGCGATACCGAGGATAGGCAGCGGAGAGAGCGCCTCCGGCAAGCTCTGGGGGCCGCGCAGCCCGTACAATATCCATCCCGACCCGGGACTCATCCTCCCGCTGCGCTGGGGCAACCAGCTTCAAGTGACGGACGGCGGCACGACGCTGACTGAAAACGAAAACGAGTATCTGCGCTATACGCTGCGCGGGCTGAATTTCACGAAGAGCGGCGGCAAGAGCGCCTCCACGGGCGAAGACGGGCGCTACCAGCTCCCGATACGCCTGCTCGAACGCGGCGCGGACTACGAGGTCAGCCTGCGCGTCGTAAACTACAGCTTCGTGCGGACGAAAGAGCCCGTCACAGTAGGATTCTACTGGCAGGGGATAGACGAGACCTCCGCGCTTCCGCTGAACGACGTTGACGAAATTAAGAAGCTGCCGATGCTCATAACGAGCGATGGCGAAGACGCGAAGATAGAACTCGAAGGCATAGACGGACGCCACGGAAGAAACGGCACGGACAACTGGCAGGATGTGTCGTTCTACTGGAACGTGCCGGAGGATGAAGAAGACCGCCTCGGCTACGTCCACGCGGTAGTGACCAGCGGCGAAACGCAGCTCAACACGGACAACGACCACGGATATGCGCTCATCGGCACCTACGACCCGTCGATATTCGATCTGATAAACGACTATCAGACCGCCTCCGTGGCGGCCTCGCGCGGCGCTTCTGCCGCCGCCGTCGCGGACTCCGAAAAGCCTAATCTCAGCGTGAGCAACGTGCGCGCCTTCGCGCTGAACGACGACGGCACCGCCGGCGACGAGCTTAAGGGAAGCGACATAAACCGCTATACGAAGATGCGTATATCCGCGACGGTCTCCTACAAGGCCGGAGAGATCGCGGTCGGAGATAAAACGGTGACGCTCGACAACGCGCTCCTCGTCCGCATGGCGCTGCTGGCATCGCGCCCCGGCAGCAACCGCGCTGTGCTCGGCGCGCAGGAGCTTCCGCTCATGCCGGACGGCGACAGCTATGACTTCTCGTTCGACTACGACCCGTCGAAGACCGACCCGAACCTCGCGCTTACGATAGGCGCGTCCTCGCCGGTACTCTCGCGCTCCATGCAGGCCGACGCCGGCGACAACGCCGTCACCCTCTGGGAAGCCGCCGAAACGGGCGGCGGAGGCGGCGGATGCTCGCTCGGGTGGGGCGCTCTGGCCCTGCTGGCGCTCGCGCCGCTCGCTCTGTGGCGCGGCAGAAGATAGTCAAAAACTCAGGGGAGCCGCGCGCTCCCCTGTTTTTTATGGCGAATTAACTAAAACAGCAAACATTTATGTCATTCCGGCAATCTTCCGGCCGGAATCTCCATCCCCAGCACCAAGGCTGAACGAATCGGTATAGAGGCGACGGAGGCTATTGGGCAGGGCCCGCCCCGTTTCACCGGGCGCAGGAGATTTGCGGGGCGGCATGGTTTTTTAATGTAAAGTTAAAATGCTATATATGTCGGCTGACAAATAGAAACAGACGGTTTTACCGTCATTCCGCGCCTGACGCAGGGCCGGCGGCTTTTGATTCCTATGCGCCGCGGATGGATGCTGGGTCAAGCCCGGCGTGGCGAAAGGCCGGATTTTCGCAGTAAAGCCAATCAATTATATTATAAAATTATTCGCCTGCGTTTTCACCGGCGGACGCGCGGCGCATGACGCTGGACAGGCTTCGGCCGCCGCGCTCGGCCTTTATTTGCCTATGAAGCGCTTTACGTATCGTTCGAGGACGTAGCAGACCTGCGAATTAAGGAAGGATATGGCGGATGGCGCGCCGTCGTTTTTCAGCACGTAGACCGCCGAACCCTCCTTCGCTATCACGTCTATCTTGGAGAAGGGGAGCGACGGGCGCCGCACTGCGCGATAGTTCGCCCGCTCCGAGGCGAGGCGGTCGAGCGCCGCCATATGAGCGTCGTATTCGTCCTTTGTATACGAGGCGGCGAACCCGGCCTCCCACGGCAGCGCTATGCCGGCGGCCCCTGAAGCGATCTCGGCGGGGGAGAGTGCCGGGAACACTTCGGTAACGCCGACGTGCGCCAGCGATTCCAGGAAGCCGCGCCGCCTCTTTTCGTAATGGCGCGTCAGCAGCGCGAACGCCTCGCGCGAAGGCGCGATCCTTGTGAATATGCGCGCGGCGAGATTTTCGGGCATAGACTCCATCGTCGGGCGGCGCGTGAGCTTTATCACGTCGCCGTCCGCGCCGCGGCACGCCTCTATCTCGCGGAAGACCTTGTCCGCGTCGTCCCTTCCGTAGACCGCGACGAGCGGCTTCGAATAGGCGAGCAGCCCCTCGACCTGCTCGCGGACGAACGCGGCCTCTTCGGGGCTCCTCGAGAAGAATGCGCGCGGCCTGACGCTGCTCCCGCGCAGAGTTGAGAAGCGAAGCGAGCAGTTTTCGGCCGCGCTCATGTATTCGCTGAAAAGCGAACGGTTGGGCCTCGTCAGGTAGCTCGCCGCGACGCCGCCCGTGAGGAACAGCGGAAGCCAGCTTTCGATGATGTCGAATATTTCTTCGGCGTCGAAGCCTATGTTATGGACGCTTACGACCCTGTTGCCGCGCTCGAGCATCCTGTGTATCAGCTCGGCGCACGCTCCGGCGAAGCGCGGCTCGCGCGAGAACCAGCTCAGGTAGGAGGTATAGACGTATATGTCGCGCGGCTCTCCGCCCTCTCCGGCGGCGTCGGCGAATTCCTCGACCGCCGCGAGCACGCCGCCCGCCCCGGTATAGACGCGCCCCCCGGTCTCGAGAGCGCCGAGGCGCGCGGCGTCCTTGAGCGCGGTCATGGCGCTGTCGGCGCTTTCCATGTTCTCAAGCAGGCCGTGAGCCAGGTTTCTTCGCTCCTCGCAGTCCTCGCACATCCAGTCGAAAAGCCGCGCGGCGGCGGCCTCCTCGTCGATGTCTCCCGCGCCGCCGGCGTCGAGCTCTCCGGCCAGCGCCCCGGGGACGCCGCGCGATTTGCATAGAAATGCGAAATAAAGGCATAGGCTGCGCAGTATCGGGTCGTCGCGCCTCAGGCTCCGCCTGCCTCTGCGGTAGCGCGATATGGACGAGCCGTCTACGTTCGCG
Coding sequences:
- a CDS encoding DUF3795 domain-containing protein — protein: MANTGCCGMDCDGCEARRATARRDNETLAKIAAGLESAGQGSFILPSRLRCTGCLAPGVKSVNCAECAIRECALENQIPHCGFCPEFPCELGSAVWEAVPEYKHNLEVLRSR